The genomic interval TACGCGGCTTGTGTCCGAATCCACGAGTCGCTCAGCGACTCGCAGGGCGGCGGACGTCATGATGTCGAGGTTTCCTGCGTAGGCAGGAAGGTACATTGCGGCTCCTTCGACCTCGAGGTAGACGCTCACCTTGGTATAGGAGTCTGTTCTGAGCTGTGCTGGCACAAGCCCGTCAAGTTCGCTGCCTTCGTCGGAGAACTGGACGACCTGCTTGAGCCGGTAGCCCGGGACGTACTTTGCGACAGCGTCAACGTACGATCGCACGGACTGTGCGACGCCCTCACGTGCGTCGACGTCCAGTTTGCCGACGATTGCCAAGACCGTGTCCCGCATGATCACTGGCGGTTCGGCCGGGTTGAGCACGATGATGGCCTTCCCGCGCGCGGCACCACCCACCTCTTCGATGGCTCGCGATGTCGTTTCGGTGAACTCGTCGATGTTCGCGCGCGTCCCCGGACCGGCTGACTTTGAGGAAATCGATGCGACGATCTCGCCGTAGAGGACCGGGGTGATCGCGGAGATGGCGGCGACGACCGGAATCGTTGCTTGGCCTCCACAGGTCACCATGTTGACGTTCGCGGCGTCGAGATGCGCGTCCAGGTTGACGGCGGGAACCACGTACGGGCCAATCGCTGCAGGTGTCAGGTCGACGAGCCGCTTGCCGTATGGCGCGAGTTTCGCGGCATTGTGCTTGTGCGCAGATGCTGAGGTCGCATCGAAGATTACCTCGATGTCGTCAAACTGTGGCGAGGCGATGAGCCCGTCTACACCGTCGGATGTGACTTCGTATCCCAGGCGAGACGCGCGTGCGAGGCCATCGGAGTTCGGGTCGATGCCAACCATCACTGAGAACTCAAGGGTCTCGCTTAGTCGGATGATCTTGAACATCAAGTCGGTGCCGATGTTGCCCGACCCGATGACAGCTGCCTTCTTACCCATCTACTTCTCCATCCCGCAGGTGGCAGACACCACGCCCAGCGGGCCGATGCTTGCAGATATGTTGTCCCCGCTATTGAGCGGGACCATTGGTCCCAGCGCGCCGGAGAGTACGACTTCACCCGCGCGCAAAGGCTGGCCGATTGCTGCCGCGGTCCGAGCAACCCACAGCAGTGCA from Microbacterium pumilum carries:
- a CDS encoding acetaldehyde dehydrogenase (acetylating); amino-acid sequence: MGKKAAVIGSGNIGTDLMFKIIRLSETLEFSVMVGIDPNSDGLARASRLGYEVTSDGVDGLIASPQFDDIEVIFDATSASAHKHNAAKLAPYGKRLVDLTPAAIGPYVVPAVNLDAHLDAANVNMVTCGGQATIPVVAAISAITPVLYGEIVASISSKSAGPGTRANIDEFTETTSRAIEEVGGAARGKAIIVLNPAEPPVIMRDTVLAIVGKLDVDAREGVAQSVRSYVDAVAKYVPGYRLKQVVQFSDEGSELDGLVPAQLRTDSYTKVSVYLEVEGAAMYLPAYAGNLDIMTSAALRVAERLVDSDTSRVEEKVA